In Streptomyces liangshanensis, the DNA window GTGGTACGGCAGGTGCTGGAGCAGGCCGCCTGAGCCGACGCCCGCCCCGCACCAGTCCCAGCGCCACAAGAACACCGATTGCCGCGTACACCGCCCAGTCGCCGAACCGCACGTACGGCGTGGTGCCACGGGCCAGCGGGACGCCGAAGACCGCTGCGGCGCTGCGCTCCGTACCGATCGACTCCCCGATGCGCTCGCCCTCCGGTCCGAACACCGCGCTCACACCCGTGAGCGTGGCGTGCACCATCGGCCGGCCCGTCTCGGCGGCCCTCAGCGCCGCGAGCGAGGCGTGCTGCTCCGGAGCCCAACTCCCCTGGAACGAGGAGGTGGACGACTGGCCCACGAGCAGCTGGGCCCCGTCCCGCACCAGGCGCCTGCTCATGTCGGGGAACGCCGTCTCGAAGCAGATCAGAGGACCGAACCGCAGCCCGTCTCCCGACGGCCCTGGCGGCAGCGTCATGACCACCTGGTGCGTCCCCCTCACCCGGTCCTCGCCGGCGGCCTTGCCCACCGACGTCGCCCACCCCAGCGCGGAACGGGCGGGGATGTACTCGCCGAACGGCACCAGTCGCATCTTGTCGTAGGTGTCACCCGTCGGCCCCTTCGGCCCGATCAGGAAACTCCGCTTGAAGATCCCGGCGCCCTCCGCCCTGATACGGGCGTCGACGTTGACCAGCAGATCGGCCCGGACCGTGCGGGAGAGCGCGGCCAGCCTCGCCACCAGATCGGGACGCCGGCCCAGATCGGCGCCGATACCGCTCTCCCCCCACACGACCAGGTCCAGGTCCTGGCCGGCGAGCGTCCGCGTGAGGGCCTCGTTGCGGGTGAACCGCCGCTCCAGGGAACCGGGGCCCGAGATGATCCCTGGCTGGACCACCGCGACCCTCGCCTGCCCCGACCGCTCAGGCCTCGGCGCCCACGTCCAGGCACTGCCCAGGACCAGCGCGCACACCACAAGTCCCACCGCCGCCACCGTCCGGGCGGCGGCCACCGCGATCAGCAACGTGAGCGCGGTGTTCACCGCGACCACGAGGAGGCTCACCAGCCACACACCGCCCACCGAAGCGAGTCGCAGCACCGGCGCGACCTCCCACTGGCTGGCCCCGAGCAACCCCCAGGGGCCGCCGAGTCCTTCCCAGGACCTGACCAGTTCGACCATCAGCCACCCCGAAGGCACCACGACCACAGCGGCCACCGCCCGCCCGGCGGACGGCACCCCGCCGAGCATCGAACGCACCAGCAGCCCCCACGGTGCCCACAACAGCCCGAGCAGCGCGGCCACTATCACGATGAACACATTGAGACTGGGCATCAGCCAGTGGTGCACGAACAGCATGAAACCGAGGCCGCCCAACCAGCCGTCCACCGCCGCGCGCCGCGCCGTGGGCGCACTCCGGACCAGCAGCATCCAGGGCACCAACGCCCCGTACGCGAGCCACCAGAGTGAGGGAGCCGGAAAGGCCAGGGCGGGCAGCGCACCCGCCACGACGGCAGCCGCGCCACGCCACCAGGGTGAGGTCATGCGCGGGGCGGTCACCGCGCGCCTGACGGCCAGGGCCTGCATACCGTGCCTCCTCGTCCTGCCTGTTCAGCAGTCTCTTCCCCCGAAGCCGAGGACCGAAGCAGGCATGGCCGGGGAGCGGTCGGAGACACCCGGGACTGGACCGGAAGGGTCAACCGGCGGCCGGCACACCGCCGGGAACGTCCCCACCGCGCCGCCACTGTTCCTGGACGACCACACGGCTCAGCCGCCAGCCCGCGTCCCCCCGCAGCAGAGCGAACACGATCCGGCCGCCGGACATCACGTCCTCGCCCGATTCACGCCGCAGGGGACTGAGATAACCAGCAGTCAACTCGGCGTGATTGCCCGGGTAACCGTCCGCGTCCTGAAAGCGCACCCGGCGATTGACGAGCAGCAGCTGCCGCACGGCGAACGGCCGCAACTCATCCGCCAGCCACCCGGCCACCTGGTCCGCCGTACCCTCGATCCCACCCGCCCCCGTGTGGTCGGCGCGGCCCTCAGGGGCGAACAGAGCGAGGAACCCCGGCCAGTCGGCGTCCTCGACGGCCACCGCGTAACTCGTGATCACTTCATCGATGGCGAGCCGGTCCAGGAGTGTCGCAAGTTCCACGCGCTGCGTCATCGTCCCAGTCTCCGGTAGGTGTGCCCCCAGGCCAAGAGCCCAGGGTCCGGCGACGGAATCTTGATCAAGCTGTGCCGGCCGTGGGCGCCGCGCCGTCGCGGTGCTTCCTTCTCGTCGTGGGGTTCATGCCGCTGTCTCCAGGGTGAGAAGGAGGTGCTTGGCATCCGCACCGCCCACGTACTGCCCCGCCGACCCGTCGGAGCGCACCACCCGGTGGCAGGGCACAACAACCGGCAGGGGATTGGTGGCGCATGCCGTGCCCACCGCGCGGACGGCCCGTGGGCTGCCCGAGGCGACGGCCACCTCGGCGTAGCTCTCGGTGTGTCCGTAACCGATCTCGCCGAGGTGGCTGAGCACCTCTCGGCGGAAGCCCTTGGACAAGCGCCAGTCCAGCGCCAGGTCGAATCGCGTACGCCGTCCGGCGAAGTACTCGTCCATCTGCCGACTCGCCTCGTCCAGCCGGGCGGGCGCGTGCAGGATGCGCGGCCCGATCGTCTCCGCGAGCTTCCGCAGGACCGCCGTGTGGTCCTGCACCGCGTAGGCGACCTTCACCAGGCCCTCTTCGGTCGCGGCCAGCAGCAGATTGCCGGCCGGGGTGTCCAGGGTGCGGTAGGCGACGTCGAGGATGCCCGCCTCCTCCGCCTGCGCGGCCAGCCGGGCCTCCAGCCGGGTCAGCGCGTTGTTGTCGTAGGAAGGCAGCGCCTCGAACAGGCGCTCGGTCTCAGGGTCGGGTGCGTTGGTCACCTTCGGGCCACTCCCATCTCGTCGGTATCTCTCGGGTAGGTGTTGCGCAGGGTCTTGATCCCGTCGGCCGCGGCCCGCCGCGCGGCGTCGGCACTACAGCCGGTCAGTGCGCCGATCTCCTTGTAGGGGAGACCCGCAAGGTAGTGGTACGCCACCGCCTGGCGCTGACGGTCGGGCAGGGCCTTGAGGGCCTGCCACAGGTCACCGTCCCAGTCCTGGGGTCTTCCGATGCGGCTGGGACGCTCGGGCAGCTCTTCTATCGGAGCCGCCCGACGAGCGTTGGCCCTGGTGACGTCGATCGCCTTGTGATGGGCGACTCTCACCAGCCACGCCTCGACGTTGGTCTCGGCAGGCAGGTCGGGATAGGCCTTCATCGCTGCGAGGAACGTCTCCGACCAGGCGTCCTCTGCATCGTCCGGCCCGAGGACCGCGCGAATGACGCGGAGCACCATGGGACCGTACTCGGTCACGATCTGTTGGAAGGGTGGCTTGGTCACACCTGGTAAACGCACCGGCGGCGCGGAACGTGAGGTCGCCACCTCAGAAAAGCCGAACGGATGTGACCGGGGCGTGCTCTTCCCGCCTGTGACTGTTGAGTGTTCGCATGGCGTGCTCCCTTTTCCGGACCTGCGGCGAGCCCGAGCGGACCGCCGTTCACATGGGGTAGACGCGGCAGCGACGCAAAACGTGAGATCGGGCGCGGGATTTCTTCGCCGGGCATCCGCGGCTCACATTCCGGCTCCGTCCGACGTCTACTCGGTGAGGCGCCGCAACGGCGACCGTCCGACACGGGCGAAGGGGAACGGCTCATGGCGAAAGAACCGAACGCGGTCGGGAACCCGCAGGAGAGCACGGCCAGGTCCCGCCTACCCGACGGGTGCTCCGTCCTCATATACGCGGGAGGGGGCTCCACCGACCGGTCGGTGGAGCCCCCGGAAAGCCTCGCGGCCATAGGGAGGACAGAGCGGTAGGACCGAAGGGCCTACGACGCGGGCAGGGGCTTGCGGATCTTGTTGGCGATCCGCGGGGAGTGGTAGCCGGTAGAGGTGCCGGACATCCAGCCTTCGAGGTTCGGCGGCTCCGGGCGGGCGCCGCCGAGCAGGAACAGCCCCGGCAGGAGGACGGCCGAGGCCGCGGTGAAGGCCAGCATGATCACCAGGGCGAGGCGGAAGCCGTCGGTGAAGCTGCTCTGGATCATGGCGAGGTGCACCAGGACGGGGCCGATCAGGAACGCGGCCTCGGAGCGGAGCAGCTCGACGAGGGCGAAGGTCGGACCGATCTGTACCGCGGTCACGGAGAAACCGGCCAGGAACAGCCCCGGCACCACACCGGCGCCGGCGCCGTACCCCAGGAGGACCGCGACGATGGGCACGACGGTGGTCGCGTTCGTCGGGGTCAGGGCGAACAGCACCGCCGCGGCGATGACGATGCTGAGGAGGCCGGAGAGCGCCATGTACGGCGTCCAGCGGGTGACCATCACCCTCTTGAACAGGAGGGCGGAGGCGACCACGCCGAAGATCTGGGGGGCGATGAGGAGTCCGGTCTTCACGGGGGAGTACCCGGACACCTGGAGCATGTAGACCTCCGTCAGCTCCAGCAGGGTGGTGAAGGAGGCTCCTACGACCATGGCGTTGAGCGTTCCCGTGACCGGCAGTGTGTTACTGATCGGCCGCACCGGCATCAACGGCTTGGTCTTGCTGTACTGACTCACCAGAAGGAGGGCGCCCACGGCGACGCCGACCACCACCGGCGCGATGAACTCCCAGTCGCCGAAAGCGCCGCGCGACAGCCAGGAGACACCGAAGAACGGCAGCGTGGTGGCGCCGAAGGCGAGGGGGATGGCGGTCCAGTCGAAGCGGGCGCCCTTGGCGGGTGGTTCGTTCGGTTCGAACGTCATGGCGCCGACGGTGAGGCCGATCGCGGCCAGCACGGCGACGGAGGTGTACAGCAGCCGCCAGCCGCTGTAGCTGCCGACCAGTCCGCCGATCACGGGACCGGCGGTGACCATGCCGAACAGTCCGAGACTGATGACCGCGGCGGTGGCCGGCAGACGGTCCACACCGTGGGTGAGGATGAGGGGAGGCAGTGCGAGGACGAGCAGCATGCCGGTGAACAGGCCTTGGAGGATGACCCCGGCCATGAACTGCCCGATTTCCTGGGCGCTCAGCGCGAGCACCGAGGCGATCACGAAGCCGCCTTCGCAGAAGATGTACAGGTGGCGTCCGGGCAGCCGCTGGAAGAGGTCCGCGGCCACCACGGCACCGAACGCGTAGCCGGCGTTCGAGAGTCCGCTCGTGAGCTGCAACTGGAACCGGCTGGCGTCCAGTTCCTTCATGAGGATCTCTGGGAAGAGGGACAGCGCCGTCGTGAGAACGAGGAACGGGCTCAGCGCGAGGAGGGCGAGGGTGACCGCGGCGGTGTAGTTGCCCGCCAAGGGGAGGCTGGTGAAGACGCGAGGCGTAAGGAAACGGGAACTGATTGTCGCCTCCGGGGTCGTGGTGGGGGGAGGCGCACATGCAGGTCAGGCGCTCGGCACAGAGATCTGTGGCGTCCTCGTGGGGCGACGCCCGGGACTGCCGGGCCGTCGGCTCAGCCTACGATCCGTGATCGGCCCGTCCCGGAACTGACACGCCATCAGGGGCGCCGTTCGCATCAGGAAGGAGGCAGGTGGCCTGACGCCGTGTCGAGCCAGCGGCTCACCGCGAGGGCGGCTTCGGGGTCGGCCTGGGCCAGCCGGGTGGCGATCGCCGCGTCGTCGCCGGCGGACGGACCCGATCCGCGCGGTCCGCCCAGGACACCGGCACGGGACAGCGCCCGCAGGAGGGTGTCCCCGGCCGCGTCGGAGTCGGCCGCCGCGGCCAGCTCGGCGGCCCGGCGGTCCGCCTCGCCGGCGAGGCCGCCCTGGACGAAGGCGTCGGTGTCGGGGTCGTAGGTGCCGGCGTGGGTTGCGAGGAGTGCCTCGATGCGTTCCCATTCCTCGAACTCCGCGCGGGCGCGGGCGTGGGCCGGGTCGGGTGAGGTGACTTCGTCGTCGTCGCTCTCTTCCGGCAGCCGGTCGCGGCAGTCGTCCAGGGCGGATGCGACCTCGTGGTGCGACATCCCCTTGGCTCGGCTGCGTACCGCGTTCCGGCCGGCCTTCTCCTCGGCGGTGGTGTCGGCTTCCCCGGTGCCCGGTTCCCTGATGTCAGAAGTTGTCATCTGTCTTCCCTGTCTCCTCGTGCTGGGGCCATGGGCAGAACCGGGCGGCGCGGTTCCGGGTGACCTGGACCGTGTCGGGTCGCTGCACGGGGGAGGGTATCGCCGTCGGTGAGGGGGCGGCTCGGGTGGTACCGCGAGCACGGCCGGGGTGACGGCTGGGAAAGGACGGAGATGAGGGGTGGGAAAGAACGGATGGACGAACTAGGCGGCCCGGTCCACGTCGGAGCGGAGGGCGGCGGCCCATTCGAGCAGCAGCACCTCGTACGCCTCGGCAGGCCACGTACCGTCGGCCGCGTCCACGAGCGCACGGATGCGCTCGTTGGCCGCGACGGCGCCGGACACCGCGGAAGCGGAAGTGGAAGAAGAGGACATACGACAAGCGTAGGGGCAGCCGGGACGCGAAGTGACCGATCGGGGAGCGTCCTTGCTCACACTCGGATCCCGGGGGTTTTAACCCCCTTCTTACGATGTGGCCCCTACGGTGAGGCCCTCGCCGAGGTGGGTACGTCCGCGGGTGCTGGTCCGTCAGCCCGCCGACTCGCCCGCGTGCGGGCTCAGGGTGTCCGTGCCCACCAGGAAGAACAGCGCGATGCCGAGCAGGATCCGGTAGATGACGAACGGCATGAAGCTCTTGGTGGTGATGAACTTCATGAACCACGCGATGACGACATATCCGACGATGAACGCGATGATCGTCGCGAAGATGGTGGGGCCCCAGGAGACGTGGCCTTCGGTGGCGTCCTTGAGTTCGAACACGCCGGACGCCAGCACCGCCGGGATGGCGAGCAGGAAGGAGTAACGGGCCGCGGCCTCACGGGTGTAGCCCATCAGCAGACCACCGCTGATCGTGGCACCGGAGCGGGAGACGCCCGGCACCAGCGCCAGTGCCTGGCAGATGCCGAAGATCAGACCGTCCCTGACGCCCAGGTCCTGGAGGGACTTGCGGACCTTGACGGCGCGGTGCTTGCCGCCGTTCTCGTCACGGGCCGCGAGTCGGTCGGCGATGCCGAGGATGATGCCCATCACGATCAGCGTCGTGGCGATGAGGCGCAGGTCGCGGAAGGGGCCCTCGATCTGGTCCTTGAACGTGATGCCCAGGACACCGATGGGGATCGAGCCGACGATGACCAGCCATCCCATCTGGGCGTCGTGGTCGGAGCGCAGCGCCTTGTTCGTCAGCGACTGGAACCACGCGGAGATGATCCTCGCGATGTCCTTGCGGAAGTAGATCAGCACGGCCGCTTCCGTGCCGATCTGCGTGATGGCCGTGAAGGCCGCCCCCGGGTCGTGCCAGCCGGCGAACGCCGCGGTGAGCCGCAGGTGCGCGCTCGAGGAGATGGGCAGGAACTCGGTCAGCCCCTGGACGAGCCCGAGGATGAAAGATTCGAACCAAGACATGAGGAGCTACGCCATCCAAGGAATCATCGTGCACTGGCCGGCTGAACCACGGCGCAGTGGCGGAGCGGGAGCTGACGGGCGGTACGAGGATTGGATCATATGGACGGGCGGGCGGTCCTGGTCACGCTGGCTCTTCGTTCACAGTGCGGACAGGGCTGACGGTGCGGACACGGCGAGACATGGCGCTGCTGGGGGCCGTGACCCGCCGACAACAACCCGCATCGGTGACGCCGTTCCGAAAAACAAGTGGCGGCGATCACGTGTCGCTTCCGGTGCAGCGTAGCGTCTGCGTGCTAAGCGCCCGTGCGCGGGGGGAGCTAGGGAAGGGGGCGAGGAGTGCGGAAAGGCGACCGTGGCGGGTGCATACGCTGGGGCGGGCAAGGGAGTGCAAGGTCACAGCGGCGCGCTCTGCTGCTCATTCAGCGGGCTGTCATAACATCTGAGCATGACGGTTCTGCCTGATGACGGGCTCTCCCTCGCCGCTGAGTTCCCCGACGCGACCCGCGAGGAGTGGCAGAGCCTGGTAGCGGGTGTCCTGCGCAAATCAGGCCGGGAGACAGCGGGAGCGGCGGCCGAGGAAGCTCTGTCGACGCGGCTCCAGGACGGTCTTTCGACCTCCCCCCTCTACACCGCGGACGACGCGCCGGTGGCCGACGGCTACCCGGGGTTCGCGCCCTTCACCCGGGGCAGCCGGGCCGAGGGGGCCGCCGTCGCCGGATGGGACGTACGCCAGCGGCACGCCCGTACCGACCCCGCGCTGACGAACGAAGCGGTGCTGGCCGATCTGGAGAACGGGGTCTCCTCGCTCTGGCTCGCCGTGGGATCCGCCGGGGTCCCGGTGTCCGCACTCGGCACCGCGCTCGACGGGGTCTTCCTCGACCTGGCGCCGGTCGCGCTCGACGCCGGGGACGAATTCGCCCCCGCCGCACACGCGTTGCTGCGGCTCTACCGGGAGCGTGAGGTGGCGCCGCATCAGGCGGCGGGGACGCTCGGCGCCGATCCGTACGGCCAACTCGCCCGTACGGGGGCGGAGTCGGCGGAGGGTGTCGGGCAGGCCGCTGAACTCGCCACTCTCTGCGCCCGGGAGTACCCGGGGCTGCGCGCGGTCTCGGTGGACGCGCTGCCCTACCACCAAGCCGGCGGGTCGGATGCCCAGGAGTTGGGCTGTTCGCTCGCCACGGGCGTGGCCTGGCTGCGGGACCTCACGGCCGCCGGGCTCTCCGTCGAAGACGCCTGCGGGCAGATGGAGTTCAGGTACGCGGCCACCGCCGACCAGTTCCTGACCATCGCCAAACTCCGAGCCGCACGACGGCTCTGGGCGCGGGTCGCCGAAGTCGCCGGTGCCGGGCCCGCCGCCCGGGCGCAGCGCCAGCACGCCGTGACCTCACCCGTGATGATGACCCGGCGCGACCCCTGGGTGAACATGCTGCGCACCACCGTCGCCTCGCTGGCGGCCGGGCTCGGCGGGGCCGACGCCGTGACCGTCCTGCCCTTCGACCACACCCTCGGACTGCCCGACGCGTTCGCCCGCCGGGTCGCCCGGAACACCTCCACGATCCTGCTGGAGGAATCGCACCTGGGACGGGTCATCGACCCGGCGGGCGGGTCCTGGTACGTGGAGCGGCTCACCGACGACCTCGCGCGGGCGGCCTGGGCGTGGTTCCAGGAGATCGAGCGGGCCGGCGGGCTGCGGGCCGCCCTGCACGACGGGCTGATCGGCGAACGGCTCGCGGCCACCTGGGAGGAACGCTCGGGGCGGCTGGCCCGGCGGCGCGAACCGATCACCGGCGTCAGCGAGTTCCCACTGCTCGACCAGGCACCGGTGGTACGCGACCCCGCTCCTGAGGAACCGGGGACCACCGCCCCCGGCGCGGCGGGGGGACTGCCTGTGGTCCACCGCGACGAGGCCTTCGAGGCGCTGCGGGCCCGCTCGGACGCGCACCTCGCCGCCACCGGGGCCAGGCCGCGCGTCTTCCTCGCCGCGCTCGGCCCGGCCGCGGCCCACACCGCGCGCGCCTCGTTCGCCGCGGGGCTCTTCCAGGCCGGCGGCATCGAAGCCGTCCACGACCCGGCGTCCGTGGACGCGGACACCGCGGCCGACGCCTTCACCCGCAGTGGGGCCGGCGTCGCCTGCATCTGCTCCAGCGACGCGCTGTACGCCGAGGGAGCGGCGCCCGTCGCGCGGGCCCTCGTCTCGGCCGGCGCGCTCAGGGTGTACCTCGCCGGACGGCCCGGCGAGCACGAGGAGACGTACCGACAGGCCGGGGTGGACCAGTTCGTCGTCGCGGGCGGCGACGCGGTCGCGATCCTCGGCTCCGTACTCGACCGGATGGGAGTGGCGTGATGGGAATCCCCGACTTCTCGGAGATCGAACTAGGCCCCGGCGCCGCGACAGGCTCCGAGGACCAATGGCGCGGGGCGGTGGAGGAACACACCGGCAAAGCCGCCAGCGAACTCGTCTGGGACACCCCGGAGGGCATCGCCGTCAAGCCGCTCTACACCGCGCGCGACACGGCGGGGCTCGACTTCCTGTCCACGTACCCGGGCATCGCGCCGTACCTCCGCGGTCCGTACCCGACGATGTACGTGAACCAGCCGTGGACCATTCGGCAGTACGCCGGGTTCTCCACCGCCGAGGAGTCCAACGCGTTCTACCGGCGCAACCTCGCGGCCGGGCAGAAGGGCCTGTCGGTCGCCTTCGACCTGCCGACCCACCGCGGCTACGACAGCGACCACCCGCGCGTGACCGGCGACGTCGGCATGGCGGGCGTCGCCATCGACTCCATCTACGACATGCGGCGCCTCTTCGACGGCATCCCGCTGGACCGGATGAGCGTGTCGATGACGATGAACGGCGCGGTGCTCCCCGTGCTCGCGCTGTACATCGTGGCCGCCGAGGAGCAGGGCGTACCGCCCGAGAAGCTGGCCGGGACCATCCAGAACGACATCCTCAAGGAGTTCATGGTCCGCAACACCTACATCTACCCGCCGACGCCGTCGATGCGGATCATCTCCGACATCTTCGCGTACACCTCGCGGAAGATGCCGCGCTACAACTCCATCTCCATCTCCGGCTACCACATCCAGGAAGCCGGCGCGACAGCCGACCTGGAACTGGCCTACACCCTGGCCGACGGGGTGGAGTACCTACGGGCCGGGCTGGGCGCGGGACTCGACGTCGACGCGTTCGCGCCACGGCTCTCCTTCTTCTGGGCCATCGGCATGAACTTCTTCATGGAGATCGCCAAGTTGCGCGCGGCCAGACTCCTCTGGGCCCGGCTGGTGAAGAAGTTCGACCCGCAGAACCCCAAGTCGCTCTCGCTGCGCACCCATTCCCAGACCTCCGGCTGGTCCCTCACCGCGCAGGACGTCTTCAACAACGTCACGCGCACCTGTGTGGAGGCGATGGCGGCCACCCAGGGACACACCCAGTCCCTGCACACCAACGCCCTCGACGAGGCGCTCGCCCTGCCCACCGACTTCTCCGCCCGGATCGCCCGCAACACCCAACTGCTCCTCCAGCAGGAGTCGGGCACCGGCCGGGTCATCGACCCCTGGGGCGGCAGCGCGTACGTCGAGCGGCTGACGTACGACCTCGCGCGGCGCGCCTGGCAGCACATCGAGGAGGTCGAGGCGGCGGGCGGCATGGCGCAGGCCATCGACGCCGGCATCCCCAAGCTGCGGGTCGAGGAGGCGGCGGCCCGTACACAGGCGCGGATCGACTCCGGACGCCAGCCCGTCATCGGCGTCAACAAGTACCGGGTCGAGACCGACGAGAAGATCGACGTCCTCAAGGTCGACAACTCGTCCGTCCGGGCCCAGCAGCTCGACAAGCTCCGCCGGCTGCGCGAGGAGCGGGACGAGCCCGCCTGCCAGGACGCGCTGCGCGCCCTCACCGCGGCGGCCGGGGCGCCGCCCGGCCCCGGCCTCGACGGGAACCTGCTCGCCCTCGCCGTCGACGCGGCCCGCGCGATGGCGACCGTCGGCGAGATCTCCGACGCGCTGGAGAAGGTCTACGGGCGGCACGCCGGACAGATCCGTACGATCTCCGGTGTGTACCGGAACGAGGCAGGCACCTCCCCGGCCGTCGAGCGCACCCGCGCCGCGGTCGAGGACTTCGAGCGCGCGGAGGGCCGCCGCCCCCGGATCCTGGTCGCCAAGATGGGCCAGGACGGGCACGACCGCGGACAGAAGGTGATCGCCACGGCCTTCGCCGACCTGGGCTTCGACGTCGACGTCGGCCCGCTGTTCCAGACGCCGGACGAGGTGGCGCGGCAGGCGGTGGAGGCCGACGTGCACATCGTCGGCGTCTCCTCGCTCGCCGCCGGGCACCTCACCCTCGTACCGGCACTGCGGGAGCGGCTCGCCGCCGAGGGCCGCGAGGACATCATGATCGTCGTCGGCGGGGTGATCCCGCCGCAGGACATCGAGGAGCTGCACCGCTCGGGGGCCGCCGCCGTCTTCCCGCCCGGTACGGTCATCCCGGACGCGGCGCTCGATCTGCTCAAGGCGCTCACCGCGGCGCTGGGTCACGAGGGTTGAGCGCGTGCCGCCACGGATCGACCTCGACAGCTACGCCAAGGGTGTCCTGGACGGCTCGCGCGCGTACATCGCACGGGCCATCACGCTGGTGGAGTCCACCCGGCCCGACCACCGGGCCCTCGCCCAGGGGTTGTTGACCGAGCTGCTGCCGCACGCGGGCAAGGCGCGCCGGATCGGGATCAGCGGTGTGCCGGGCGTGGGCAAGTCCACCTTCATCGACGCGCTGGGGACGATGCTCACCGGCCTCGGGCACCGGGTCGCGGTGCTGGCCGTGGACCCGTCGTCCAGCAGGACCGGTGGTTCCATCCTCGGCGACAAGACCCGGATGGAACGCCTCGCGGTCGACCCGAAGGCCTTCGTGCGGCCCTCACCGACCGCGGGGACGCTCGGCGGGGTGGCGAAGGCGACGCGCGAGACGATCGTGGTGATGGAGGCGGCCGGGTACGACGTGGTGCTGGTGGAGACCGTCGGGGTCGGGCAGTCCGAGACCACGGTCTCCCGGATGGTCGACTCCTTCCTGCTCCTCACCCTGGCGCGCACCGGCGACCAGCTCCAGGGCATCAAGAAGGGCGTCCTGGAACTGGCCGATGTCATCACCGTCAACAAGGCCGACGGCCCGCACGAACACGACGCGCACGCGGCCGCGCGTGAACTCGCGGGCGCGCTGCGGCTGATGCATCCCGTGGACGCGGCCTGGACGCCGCCGGTGCTCAGTTGCAGCGCTCGGGAGGGCACCGGGCTGGACGTGGTGTGGGACCGGCTGGAGCAGCACCGCGCGATCCTGGAGGCGGACGGCAGGCTGGAACGCAAACGCCGTGACCAGCAGGTCGACTGGACGTGGTCGATGGTCCGCGACCACCTTCTGGACCGGTTGCGCGAGAACCCCGAGGTGCGGGAGCTGGCACCCGGGCTGGAACAGCGTGTACGGGACGGCACGTTGACCCCGACGCTGGCGGCCGACCGGATCATCGAGGCGCTCGGGCGGCCGGTGCCGGGGCGTGACGTCTGAGGACGAAGGCGCGATCTCTCAAGAAGAAGGCGTACGGAACGTGGACGACGAACAGCATGTCCTGACCCACCGCCAGGGGGGCGT includes these proteins:
- the scpA gene encoding methylmalonyl-CoA mutase, with protein sequence MGIPDFSEIELGPGAATGSEDQWRGAVEEHTGKAASELVWDTPEGIAVKPLYTARDTAGLDFLSTYPGIAPYLRGPYPTMYVNQPWTIRQYAGFSTAEESNAFYRRNLAAGQKGLSVAFDLPTHRGYDSDHPRVTGDVGMAGVAIDSIYDMRRLFDGIPLDRMSVSMTMNGAVLPVLALYIVAAEEQGVPPEKLAGTIQNDILKEFMVRNTYIYPPTPSMRIISDIFAYTSRKMPRYNSISISGYHIQEAGATADLELAYTLADGVEYLRAGLGAGLDVDAFAPRLSFFWAIGMNFFMEIAKLRAARLLWARLVKKFDPQNPKSLSLRTHSQTSGWSLTAQDVFNNVTRTCVEAMAATQGHTQSLHTNALDEALALPTDFSARIARNTQLLLQQESGTGRVIDPWGGSAYVERLTYDLARRAWQHIEEVEAAGGMAQAIDAGIPKLRVEEAAARTQARIDSGRQPVIGVNKYRVETDEKIDVLKVDNSSVRAQQLDKLRRLREERDEPACQDALRALTAAAGAPPGPGLDGNLLALAVDAARAMATVGEISDALEKVYGRHAGQIRTISGVYRNEAGTSPAVERTRAAVEDFERAEGRRPRILVAKMGQDGHDRGQKVIATAFADLGFDVDVGPLFQTPDEVARQAVEADVHIVGVSSLAAGHLTLVPALRERLAAEGREDIMIVVGGVIPPQDIEELHRSGAAAVFPPGTVIPDAALDLLKALTAALGHEG
- the meaB gene encoding methylmalonyl Co-A mutase-associated GTPase MeaB translates to MPPRIDLDSYAKGVLDGSRAYIARAITLVESTRPDHRALAQGLLTELLPHAGKARRIGISGVPGVGKSTFIDALGTMLTGLGHRVAVLAVDPSSSRTGGSILGDKTRMERLAVDPKAFVRPSPTAGTLGGVAKATRETIVVMEAAGYDVVLVETVGVGQSETTVSRMVDSFLLLTLARTGDQLQGIKKGVLELADVITVNKADGPHEHDAHAAARELAGALRLMHPVDAAWTPPVLSCSAREGTGLDVVWDRLEQHRAILEADGRLERKRRDQQVDWTWSMVRDHLLDRLRENPEVRELAPGLEQRVRDGTLTPTLAADRIIEALGRPVPGRDV